Proteins from a genomic interval of Paenibacillus sp. FSL H8-0048:
- a CDS encoding CoA-acylating methylmalonate-semialdehyde dehydrogenase, whose translation MTEQTAQVLKNYIGGQWVTADTEQTEPVVNPATGELLGRTPLSGRADVDRAVAAAKAAFAGWSATPVPRRARILFKYQQLLVENWEKLAKIITMENGKSFKEAYGEVQRGIECVEFAAGAPTLMMGRQLPDIATGIESGMYRYPIGVVGGITPFNFPMMVPCWMFPLAIACGNTFVLKPSERTPLLAARLAELLEEAGLPEGVLNVVNGAHEVVNGLLEHPDVKAISFVGSQPVAEYVYKKGTDHLKRVQALAGAKNHSIVLADANLEASASQIVNAAFGSAGERCMACSVVTVQEEVADELISILLRECNSMTIGNGLEEDTFLGPVIRQGHKERTVSYIEQGIAEGAKLLRDGREDAAVQGEGYFIGPTLFDGVTEEMKIWQEEIFAPVLSVIRVKGVAEAVEIANRSRFANGACIFTNNGGKVRYFREHIESGMLGVNVGVPAPMAFFPFSGWKDSFYGDLHANGSDGVEFYTRKKVVTARWQ comes from the coding sequence ATGACAGAGCAAACGGCACAAGTACTCAAAAATTATATCGGCGGGCAATGGGTAACAGCCGATACGGAGCAGACGGAGCCGGTAGTGAATCCGGCCACAGGTGAGCTGCTGGGCAGAACGCCTCTATCCGGCAGAGCCGATGTGGACCGGGCGGTGGCGGCGGCTAAGGCAGCTTTTGCAGGCTGGTCCGCAACACCGGTGCCGCGCAGAGCACGGATTCTGTTCAAATATCAGCAGCTGCTGGTCGAGAATTGGGAGAAGCTGGCGAAGATCATCACCATGGAGAACGGCAAAAGCTTCAAAGAAGCCTACGGCGAGGTCCAGCGCGGCATTGAATGCGTAGAATTCGCGGCGGGTGCTCCGACACTGATGATGGGCCGGCAGCTGCCGGATATTGCTACTGGTATCGAGTCGGGGATGTACCGTTACCCAATCGGGGTGGTCGGCGGGATTACCCCGTTCAATTTCCCGATGATGGTGCCTTGCTGGATGTTCCCGCTGGCGATTGCCTGCGGCAATACCTTTGTGCTGAAGCCCTCGGAGCGGACACCGCTGCTGGCAGCCCGCCTTGCGGAACTGCTGGAGGAAGCCGGACTGCCGGAGGGTGTGCTGAATGTGGTGAACGGCGCGCATGAGGTGGTGAACGGGCTGCTGGAGCACCCGGATGTGAAGGCGATTTCTTTTGTCGGATCACAGCCGGTGGCGGAATATGTATACAAAAAAGGAACGGACCATCTCAAGCGCGTGCAAGCGCTGGCCGGAGCGAAGAACCACTCGATCGTGCTGGCGGACGCGAACCTGGAAGCCTCAGCCTCCCAGATAGTGAATGCGGCCTTCGGCTCTGCCGGGGAACGCTGCATGGCCTGCTCGGTAGTAACGGTACAGGAGGAAGTCGCTGATGAGCTGATCTCGATCCTGCTGCGGGAGTGCAATAGCATGACCATCGGGAATGGACTGGAGGAGGATACGTTCCTGGGGCCGGTGATCCGTCAAGGCCATAAAGAGCGAACTGTTAGCTACATTGAACAGGGAATCGCCGAAGGCGCGAAGCTGCTCAGGGATGGCCGTGAGGATGCGGCGGTGCAGGGAGAAGGTTATTTCATCGGACCTACGCTGTTCGACGGAGTGACGGAGGAGATGAAGATCTGGCAGGAGGAGATTTTTGCGCCGGTGCTGTCAGTGATCCGGGTGAAGGGTGTGGCTGAGGCGGTGGAGATTGCGAATCGCTCGCGGTTTGCGAACGGGGCTTGCATCTTTACGAATAATGGCGGTAAAGTCCGTTACTTCCGCGAACATATCGAGTCCGGCATGCTGGGAGTCAATGTTGGAGTGCCTGCGCCGATGGCCTTCTTCCCGTTCTCGGGCTGGAAGGATTCGTTCTACGGCGATCTTCATGCGAACGGAAGCGACGGAGTAGAATTCTATACGCGCAAAAAAGTCGTCACTGCCCGCTGGCAGTAG
- the iolC gene encoding 5-dehydro-2-deoxygluconokinase, with translation MKGLQFDPDRRLDVVAVGRLCIDLNANETGRPMEETMTFTKYVGGSPANIIIGAARLGMRTGFIGKLADDQMGRFIRSYLQKDGIDDSQVCVDRTGAVTGLAFTEIKSPQECSILMYRDHVADLLLNTEEISEEYIASSKALLISGTALAQSPSREAVFLALEFARKHNVTVFFDLDYRPYTWTSAAETAVYYNLAAEKSHCIIGTREEFDMMENLYNLAGADDQATAARWFSHQAELVVIKHGGSGSIGYTADGQSHRSGIFPAKVLKTFGAGDSYASAFIHALMSGHSVSEAMRRGSASASIVISRHSCSDAMPTLEELEEFLRTNEEVTAGAQ, from the coding sequence ATGAAGGGTTTACAGTTCGACCCTGACCGGCGGCTGGATGTAGTTGCTGTTGGCCGGTTGTGTATAGATTTGAACGCCAATGAGACCGGGCGGCCGATGGAAGAGACGATGACCTTCACCAAATATGTCGGCGGCTCTCCGGCCAATATTATCATCGGTGCAGCGCGGCTCGGTATGCGTACCGGCTTCATCGGCAAGCTGGCCGACGACCAGATGGGCAGGTTCATCCGCAGCTATCTGCAAAAGGATGGCATCGACGACAGCCAGGTCTGCGTGGACCGGACGGGTGCGGTGACGGGGCTGGCTTTTACAGAAATTAAGAGCCCGCAGGAATGCAGCATTCTGATGTACCGCGACCATGTGGCCGATCTGCTGCTGAACACGGAGGAGATCTCAGAAGAGTACATCGCCAGCTCCAAGGCGCTGCTCATCTCCGGCACGGCGCTGGCGCAGAGTCCTTCCCGCGAAGCGGTGTTCCTGGCGCTGGAATTCGCCCGCAAGCATAACGTGACCGTGTTCTTTGATCTCGATTACCGCCCTTATACCTGGACATCAGCCGCTGAAACGGCGGTCTACTATAACCTTGCTGCCGAGAAAAGCCACTGCATCATCGGCACGCGCGAAGAATTCGACATGATGGAGAATCTGTACAATCTGGCAGGCGCGGATGATCAGGCGACGGCAGCCCGCTGGTTCTCGCATCAGGCAGAGCTGGTGGTCATCAAGCACGGCGGCAGCGGCTCGATCGGCTATACAGCGGATGGGCAGAGCCACCGGAGCGGGATTTTCCCGGCTAAGGTCCTCAAGACGTTCGGTGCAGGCGATTCCTATGCGTCAGCCTTCATCCACGCTCTGATGAGCGGGCACAGTGTCAGCGAAGCGATGCGGCGCGGCAGTGCTTCGGCCTCCATTGTCATCTCCCGCCACAGCTGCTCCGATGCGATGCCAACCCTGGAGGAGCTGGAGGAATTCCTGCGGACCAACGAGGAGGTTACAGCAGGAGCGCAATAA
- a CDS encoding LacI family DNA-binding transcriptional regulator gives MKPTIYDVAREAGVSIATVSKVLNKSGRISDKTREKVARVMEELNYQPSLVASALTSRRTGTIGLMIPDIANPFFAETARGIEDVAQEQGSDLIVCSTDRSDEKAARYISLLLRKRVDGLIIASHTGNPELIRGMVADHVPLVLFSADIRMLEGNSVTVDDYKGGYQATEYLLSLGHRRLGVISDNLPGSRLRVEGFLDALKAAGISFDNPANLIHTSATLENGRTAAAEMLNQAQEIRPTAIFACNDLLAIGVLKEARSAGLSIPRDLSVVGFDNTMLAEICHPSLTSIAQPLREMTEQAMLLLNEAISNPASPKRKIMLMPELVIRHSTGPVPH, from the coding sequence ATGAAACCTACAATCTATGATGTGGCACGGGAAGCAGGCGTCTCTATCGCTACGGTGTCGAAGGTATTGAATAAGAGCGGCCGGATCAGCGACAAGACGCGGGAAAAAGTAGCACGGGTCATGGAGGAGCTGAACTACCAGCCCAGTCTGGTAGCTTCTGCTCTGACCAGCCGCCGGACGGGGACCATCGGGCTGATGATTCCCGATATTGCCAATCCTTTTTTTGCGGAGACAGCCCGCGGCATCGAAGATGTTGCCCAGGAGCAGGGCAGCGACTTAATCGTATGCAGTACTGACCGCAGCGACGAGAAGGCGGCCCGGTACATCTCGCTGCTGCTGCGTAAACGGGTGGATGGCCTGATCATTGCCTCTCATACGGGGAATCCTGAGCTGATTCGCGGAATGGTGGCTGATCATGTGCCGCTCGTGCTGTTCTCAGCCGATATCCGTATGCTGGAGGGCAACAGTGTCACCGTCGATGATTACAAAGGCGGCTATCAGGCCACGGAATATTTGCTGTCCCTCGGTCACCGCAGACTGGGAGTGATCTCTGACAATCTGCCGGGGAGCAGGCTGCGGGTGGAGGGGTTCCTGGATGCGTTGAAGGCGGCAGGGATTTCTTTTGACAATCCGGCGAATCTGATCCACACCTCGGCTACACTGGAGAACGGACGCACGGCAGCGGCAGAAATGCTGAACCAGGCACAAGAGATACGCCCGACCGCCATTTTTGCCTGCAATGACCTGCTGGCGATCGGGGTGCTCAAGGAGGCGCGCAGTGCCGGCCTGTCGATTCCCCGCGACCTGTCCGTAGTGGGCTTCGACAATACGATGCTGGCCGAAATCTGCCATCCCTCGCTGACCAGTATCGCCCAGCCTCTGCGCGAGATGACCGAGCAGGCGATGCTTCTGCTGAATGAAGCGATCAGCAACCCCGCCAGCCCCAAGCGCAAAATCATGCTGATGCCCGAGCTGGTCATCCGCCATTCGACCGGTCCGGTTCCGCACTAA
- the iolB gene encoding 5-deoxy-glucuronate isomerase, which yields MPDLLVKAGAPDKDGCIAAVSPESAGWKYVGFEVYQLQAGATLERDSGGKEICLVLLAGKADIVVDGERFADIGGRMSVFEDKAPYAVYVPAGAHYEVSALTELELGVCLAPGSGKYPARLITPSDAAIEDRGYGSMTRKVVNILPEHSVAESLLVVEVRTGGGNWSSYPPHKHDQDNLPAESYLEETYYHRVNPAKGFVVQRVYNDDRSLDETIAVPDRSIVLVPEGYHPVSAPPGYDSYYLNVMAGPVRTWVFHNDPDHEWLFKPSAGGPAKEE from the coding sequence ATGCCTGATTTACTCGTTAAGGCCGGAGCGCCGGATAAGGATGGCTGTATCGCTGCGGTCAGCCCGGAGAGCGCCGGATGGAAATATGTCGGGTTCGAGGTGTACCAATTGCAGGCCGGGGCTACCCTGGAACGTGATAGCGGTGGGAAAGAGATCTGCCTGGTGCTGCTGGCAGGCAAAGCAGATATAGTGGTGGATGGCGAGCGGTTCGCCGACATCGGCGGACGGATGTCGGTCTTTGAAGACAAGGCTCCTTATGCTGTATATGTTCCGGCGGGAGCGCATTATGAGGTTAGCGCATTGACAGAGCTGGAGCTTGGGGTCTGCCTTGCTCCGGGAAGCGGTAAATATCCGGCACGGCTGATTACCCCATCAGATGCGGCAATCGAGGACCGCGGCTATGGCAGCATGACCCGCAAAGTCGTTAATATCCTGCCGGAGCACAGCGTAGCCGAGAGCCTGCTGGTGGTCGAGGTGCGCACGGGCGGCGGCAATTGGTCCAGCTATCCGCCGCACAAGCATGACCAGGATAACCTGCCGGCGGAATCCTACCTAGAGGAGACGTACTATCACAGGGTCAATCCCGCCAAGGGCTTCGTGGTGCAGCGGGTCTACAATGATGACCGAAGTCTCGACGAGACTATTGCTGTCCCGGATAGGAGCATCGTGCTGGTGCCGGAGGGGTATCACCCTGTCTCTGCACCGCCGGGATATGACTCCTATTATCTTAACGTAATGGCCGGACCCGTCCGTACGTGGGTGTTCCACAATGATCCCGACCATGAGTGGCTGTTCAAGCCGAGTGCAGGCGGGCCTGCCAAGGAAGAGTGA
- the iolG gene encoding inositol 2-dehydrogenase: protein MVKPIVVGIIGAGRIGRLHADNLRAMPSFKLKSIAEAMMSEELLAWAESRGLGSVFAAGEDILNDPEIEAVFICTPTDSHASWIERAALAGKHIFCEKPISLSSEETQRALQAAEDAGVLLQVGFNRRMDPSFRKLKRLVQSGELGNPHIVKITSRDPQPPGEAYVRSSGGMFMDMTIHDFDMARYLVGSEVAEVYTRGANLIDPMFGRCGDVDTAVITLTFVNGAICVIDNSRKAVYGYDQRVEVFGTLGSATADNCRPTTVEVSTATSVTRDQPEHFFLERYNQAFMEEIVAFARSVRLQEPVICSGRDGEAAQLIAEAARQSYLSGLPVKLSVTAAEAGFSELQAL, encoded by the coding sequence ATGGTTAAACCGATTGTAGTTGGCATTATCGGTGCGGGGAGAATCGGCCGCCTCCACGCTGACAATCTGCGTGCGATGCCGTCGTTCAAGCTGAAGTCCATAGCTGAAGCTATGATGAGTGAGGAATTGCTGGCCTGGGCAGAGAGCAGGGGGCTTGGCTCTGTTTTTGCTGCGGGTGAAGATATACTGAATGATCCTGAGATTGAAGCGGTGTTCATCTGCACGCCGACCGATTCGCATGCGTCCTGGATTGAGCGGGCTGCGCTTGCGGGTAAACATATTTTCTGTGAGAAGCCCATCAGTCTCTCCTCGGAAGAAACCCAGCGGGCCTTGCAGGCGGCAGAGGACGCTGGTGTGCTGCTGCAAGTGGGCTTCAACCGCCGGATGGACCCCAGCTTCCGCAAGCTGAAGCGGCTGGTTCAATCTGGGGAACTGGGAAATCCGCATATTGTGAAGATCACCTCGCGTGACCCGCAGCCTCCCGGTGAGGCCTATGTACGGTCTTCGGGCGGAATGTTCATGGATATGACGATTCATGATTTCGATATGGCCCGTTATCTGGTAGGCAGTGAAGTGGCCGAGGTCTACACCCGGGGGGCGAATCTGATTGATCCGATGTTCGGCCGTTGCGGGGATGTGGACACCGCCGTCATTACACTGACATTCGTGAACGGGGCGATCTGTGTGATCGACAACAGCCGGAAGGCTGTATACGGCTATGATCAACGGGTCGAGGTCTTCGGGACGCTGGGTTCGGCAACGGCCGACAACTGCCGCCCGACAACAGTGGAGGTATCCACCGCGACTTCGGTTACCCGCGATCAGCCGGAGCATTTCTTCCTGGAGCGCTATAACCAGGCATTTATGGAGGAGATTGTTGCATTTGCCCGTTCGGTAAGGCTCCAGGAGCCTGTCATTTGCAGCGGCCGTGACGGCGAAGCCGCACAGCTCATTGCTGAAGCGGCCAGACAATCGTATCTGAGCGGACTTCCCGTCAAGCTGTCTGTGACTGCTGCGGAAGCAGGGTTTTCTGAACTGCAAGCCTTGTAA
- a CDS encoding alpha/beta hydrolase, translating into MSKINYTESLLRVIISLIGLPFTWIQAALSRYLLYKYKAPGEIISVGTHRLHAIVAGSNTSNLPTILLESGMGGCALDWSLVQPVLAKHTKVLSYDRAGFGWSTTPISEPTCEGYVRDLRELLTQLELEPPYILVGHSYGGMIMRLYASKYPEEVSGIILVDSTHEQRFIESTFDQIRYEERLRHLRRLRMGYLWSPIGLPRLLKQHIGAKRLPPPVQQKVTALGYRNNAYKAAYLESLCTIESALQLIESEPLDSELPVIVLSAGRQNEDWQQSQKKLLQLTGKTQQIIATDSWHSIQLYQPQAVIDSVLSLLREHHRNQTDKQASI; encoded by the coding sequence ATGAGCAAAATTAATTATACCGAAAGCCTTCTTCGTGTAATTATCTCTCTGATCGGACTTCCATTCACATGGATTCAAGCGGCTCTTTCCAGATACCTTCTGTATAAATATAAGGCTCCAGGAGAAATAATCTCTGTGGGAACACACCGTCTCCATGCGATTGTTGCCGGCAGCAACACGAGTAATCTTCCGACGATTCTATTGGAATCAGGAATGGGCGGTTGTGCTCTGGATTGGTCGCTGGTTCAGCCCGTATTAGCCAAACATACCAAGGTCCTCTCCTATGACCGGGCCGGGTTCGGTTGGAGCACTACACCTATCAGTGAGCCGACTTGCGAAGGCTATGTCCGTGATTTGCGGGAATTACTAACGCAGCTTGAATTAGAACCCCCATACATCCTTGTAGGGCACTCCTATGGCGGAATGATCATGCGGCTGTATGCTTCTAAGTATCCTGAAGAGGTCTCCGGGATTATTCTTGTGGACTCCACACATGAGCAAAGATTCATCGAATCCACTTTTGATCAAATCAGATATGAAGAGCGGCTGCGGCACCTGAGACGACTGCGAATGGGTTATCTTTGGTCCCCCATAGGGTTGCCCCGTCTATTAAAACAACATATTGGTGCAAAACGGTTACCTCCACCTGTCCAACAAAAAGTGACTGCTCTGGGATATCGGAATAATGCGTATAAAGCGGCTTATCTGGAATCTCTCTGCACCATAGAAAGTGCCCTCCAGTTAATAGAGTCAGAGCCTTTAGATTCGGAATTACCAGTCATCGTATTATCCGCCGGAAGACAAAATGAAGATTGGCAACAATCACAGAAGAAGCTCCTCCAGCTAACCGGAAAGACGCAGCAGATCATCGCCACGGATAGCTGGCATTCCATTCAACTCTATCAGCCGCAAGCTGTGATCGATTCGGTACTGAGTCTATTAAGAGAACATCACCGCAACCAAACAGACAAGCAGGCGTCTATCTAG
- a CDS encoding alpha/beta hydrolase family protein, with product MIGRFIRVLEGSPRLVISIFHPAIGGDPLKGIDLYAPCQAEAAKLLTEMGVDLDNLNIASVTTGGALAVQSGGYPVILFSPGFGVERDMYLGVISKLVSKNHVVVTLSAPQESVFTVFPDGSYVRQAPEMAELASSDYTSWSRLLHNRVQYIIAVMDHLKVLNRSDTELAGLFDLDKVAVMGHSLGGAASLEAAKQDRRIKAAVLLDPSFHLIRREDGQSSVPVLLLRQEASAYREMAASMNETIASDYIDGQRYAFNSLNNAYFYRVKGAQHMSFSDIPLHYNDQHAVPVHAATAEAATAFMKAVFDKSDLPPNAASQLSETVISINSEGDPAEA from the coding sequence ATGATTGGAAGATTCATAAGGGTTCTGGAAGGAAGCCCCAGACTCGTTATTAGTATTTTTCATCCGGCAATCGGGGGAGATCCGCTGAAGGGTATAGACCTGTACGCACCTTGCCAGGCAGAGGCAGCTAAGCTTTTGACAGAGATGGGTGTTGATCTGGACAACCTGAATATTGCCAGTGTAACAACAGGCGGGGCATTAGCCGTACAATCAGGGGGGTACCCCGTCATTCTTTTCTCGCCTGGATTCGGTGTAGAACGCGATATGTATCTTGGAGTGATATCCAAACTAGTCTCCAAAAATCACGTGGTAGTTACGCTGAGCGCTCCGCAGGAGTCCGTCTTCACCGTATTTCCAGACGGCAGCTATGTCAGGCAGGCACCGGAAATGGCGGAGCTGGCAAGCAGTGACTACACCAGCTGGTCCCGTCTGCTCCACAACCGGGTTCAATATATAATCGCAGTTATGGATCACCTTAAGGTGCTTAACCGCTCCGATACTGAGCTAGCCGGGCTGTTCGATCTGGATAAGGTTGCTGTCATGGGACATTCGCTCGGAGGTGCCGCCTCCCTTGAGGCCGCCAAGCAGGATCGCCGGATCAAGGCTGCTGTCCTGCTCGATCCCAGTTTTCACCTCATACGCCGGGAAGACGGACAGTCCTCTGTTCCCGTTCTGCTGCTGCGGCAAGAAGCTTCGGCATACCGGGAGATGGCAGCCTCTATGAATGAGACCATTGCATCCGATTATATCGACGGGCAGCGCTATGCCTTCAACTCTCTGAACAACGCCTATTTCTATCGGGTAAAAGGGGCTCAGCACATGTCTTTTTCCGACATTCCGCTTCATTACAATGATCAGCATGCAGTTCCCGTTCATGCCGCTACCGCAGAAGCTGCAACCGCATTCATGAAGGCGGTGTTTGATAAGAGCGATCTGCCTCCGAATGCAGCATCACAGCTCAGCGAAACCGTCATTTCCATCAATTCAGAGGGTGATCCTGCAGAAGCCTAA
- a CDS encoding DinB family protein, whose amino-acid sequence MKTIMRMMDHLYWADGRILDALEASHTKDTELLKLVRHVAVAEQVWLSRLQGKSNAEYWLWKEAEDLPEIRRMFEANAKEYRSYIGKLEESVLDQMISYSSQNGHSFQTSIRDILLQVLLHGQYHRGQINRALRMEGAEPAPVDYITFVRL is encoded by the coding sequence ATGAAGACTATCATGCGCATGATGGACCATCTGTACTGGGCAGACGGGCGGATCTTGGACGCACTTGAAGCGAGTCACACGAAGGACACGGAGCTTCTCAAGCTGGTGCGGCATGTGGCGGTTGCAGAGCAAGTCTGGCTGTCGCGATTGCAGGGCAAGAGCAACGCAGAGTATTGGTTATGGAAGGAAGCGGAAGACCTGCCGGAGATCCGGCGAATGTTCGAAGCTAACGCTAAGGAATACCGCAGCTATATCGGCAAGCTGGAAGAATCTGTTCTGGATCAGATGATCAGCTACAGCAGCCAGAATGGACATTCGTTCCAGACCTCTATCCGGGACATCCTGCTGCAGGTGCTTTTACATGGGCAATATCACCGGGGGCAGATCAACCGGGCCCTCCGGATGGAAGGCGCAGAGCCTGCCCCTGTGGATTACATCACATTCGTGAGGCTCTAG
- a CDS encoding GNAT family N-acetyltransferase, with the protein MEIRALHTDEQAPTELLLLADPASKLVEDYVARGQCFVAEADHRVVGVYVLLPTRPETAELVNIAVDEAFQGQGIGKQMVNHAIQQARRLSFKTLEIGTGNSSIGQLALYQKCGFRITGIDKDFFIRHYSEEIYENGMQVVDMIRLSQDL; encoded by the coding sequence ATGGAGATCAGAGCATTACATACGGATGAACAGGCACCTACCGAATTGCTTTTATTGGCCGACCCTGCATCGAAGCTGGTTGAGGATTATGTGGCGAGGGGGCAATGCTTCGTTGCCGAGGCGGATCACCGTGTGGTCGGTGTCTATGTCCTGCTGCCTACCCGGCCGGAGACCGCCGAGCTGGTCAATATTGCAGTGGATGAGGCATTCCAGGGCCAGGGGATCGGGAAGCAAATGGTGAATCACGCCATTCAGCAGGCCAGGCGGCTCAGCTTCAAAACGCTGGAGATCGGTACAGGCAATTCCAGTATCGGCCAGCTTGCCCTGTATCAGAAATGCGGCTTCCGGATCACCGGAATCGACAAGGACTTTTTCATCAGACATTATAGTGAAGAAATCTATGAGAACGGGATGCAGGTGGTGGATATGATCCGCCTGTCTCAAGATCTGTAA
- a CDS encoding phosphotransferase enzyme family protein gives MQAQLLQFLNNTYPVQLSHMETVTNEMYRCHSEKGTFFARITNYKTYEEQLAEVNWTTFLFNRGVRVPEVVPTELGSLVSTLLLSEEEKSVVLFRAAAGIHLPRAKWDKTILRTLGQQIGRMHQVSKEYQQSEAARPIPHWYDNDEYDFLKHIPAEERAIRDIAKDVLKQIRMLPKDEANYGLIHGDLWLNNTLVDSDSALTMIDFQDCERHYYAYDLAVPIYSALEYSFPGGQNLMDYKRTITKAITDGYKEEHPLSAEMSRKLPLFIRLKELFEYNLMHMYWNFGELSEDQVRILNLYRSKIEFMQT, from the coding sequence ATGCAAGCACAACTATTGCAATTTCTCAATAACACCTATCCTGTTCAACTCTCCCATATGGAGACCGTCACCAATGAAATGTACCGTTGCCACTCGGAGAAGGGGACATTCTTCGCCCGAATTACGAACTATAAGACCTATGAAGAACAATTAGCTGAAGTGAACTGGACTACCTTTCTGTTCAACCGGGGCGTACGGGTGCCTGAGGTTGTACCTACTGAACTGGGTTCGCTTGTCAGCACCCTGCTGCTGAGTGAAGAGGAGAAGTCCGTGGTCTTGTTCCGGGCGGCAGCCGGAATCCACCTGCCCCGGGCTAAATGGGACAAAACCATACTCAGAACCCTCGGACAGCAAATAGGCAGAATGCATCAGGTGAGCAAAGAATATCAGCAGTCTGAAGCTGCCCGGCCGATTCCGCATTGGTATGATAACGATGAATATGATTTTCTAAAGCATATTCCTGCCGAAGAGCGGGCCATACGGGATATTGCGAAGGATGTGCTCAAGCAGATCCGCATGCTGCCCAAAGATGAGGCGAACTACGGCTTAATCCACGGCGACCTGTGGCTGAACAATACCCTGGTGGACAGTGACTCTGCGCTGACAATGATTGATTTTCAGGATTGTGAGCGGCATTATTATGCCTATGATTTAGCTGTGCCGATCTATTCTGCACTGGAGTACTCATTCCCGGGTGGACAGAACCTTATGGATTATAAGCGTACGATAACCAAGGCAATCACAGACGGATATAAGGAAGAGCATCCCCTCTCTGCTGAGATGTCTAGAAAACTGCCGCTGTTTATAAGACTGAAAGAGCTGTTTGAGTACAACCTGATGCATATGTATTGGAACTTCGGGGAGCTTAGCGAGGATCAGGTGCGGATTCTGAATCTGTACAGAAGCAAGATTGAGTTCATGCAGACGTGA